A single region of the Silene latifolia isolate original U9 population chromosome 8, ASM4854445v1, whole genome shotgun sequence genome encodes:
- the LOC141596875 gene encoding thiamine pyrophosphokinase 2-like isoform X2, whose translation MELAIMHHTAGFLLPTLPSDSLNYALIILNQRLPRFAPLLWNHAKIRLCADGGANRLFDEMPLFFPDLSPLDVRQRYKPDVIKGDMDSIREDVLDYYTKQGCDTIDESHDQDTTDLHKCIAHITNSTPDSEKSNLCILVTGALGGRFDHEAGNINVLYRFSGMRIILLSDDCLIQVLPKTHHHKIHIQSSAVGPHCGLIPIGMPSTCTTTSGLKWNLSGTEMKFGGLVSTSNLVTGEMVTVNSDTDLLWTISIKNAFS comes from the exons atggaATTAGCTATAATGCACCACACCGCAGGTTTCCTTCTACCTACACTCCCCTCCGATTCGCTAAATTACGCCTTGATTATCCTTAACCAACGCCTTCCGCGTTTCGCTCCTCTTCTCTGGAACCACG CTAAGATACGATTGTGTGCTGATGGAGGAGCTAATCGTTTGTTTGATGAGATGCCTCTGTTTTTCCCTGACCTAAGTCCGCTGGATGTTCGTCAAAG GTATAAGCCTGATGTAATTAAAGGTGACATGGACTCCATCAGAGAAGATGTGCTGGATTATTATACAAAGCAG GGATGTGATACAATAGATGAATCTCATGATCAAGATACCACAGACCTGCACAAGTGTATTGCACACATCACTAACTCAACGCCAGACTCCGAAAAATCCAAT CTATGCATACTTGTTACTGGAGCACTTGGTGGACGCTTTGATCATGAAGCTGGGAACATCAATGTTCTTTACCGGTTCTCTGGCATGCGGATAATCCTTCTTTCAGATGATTGCCTGATTCAAGTTCTCCCGAAAACTCATCATCATAAAATTCATATTCAGTCTTCTGCTGTTGGTCCTCATTGTGGACTAATACCAATTGGAATGCCCTCCACTTGCACCACAACCTCTGGGCTGAAATGGAACCTCA GTGGCACGGAGATGAAGTTTGGGGGCTTGGTGAGCACATCAAACCTAGTGACTGGAGAGATGGTAACTGTGAACTCGGACACAGATCTTCTTTGGACAATATCCATTAAAAATGCTTTCAGTTAA
- the LOC141596874 gene encoding protein PLASTID TRANSCRIPTIONALLY ACTIVE 12, chloroplastic, protein MASLSTNSLIQHTGFRGMLPADVSFSKASFAASFPNILLPDKRGRYHRLERSTSLCIKCEKEEESFEEVTVERAPYYSYLDSTSGKIEPASGARASIPGQEYWPEGTADRVRAANAPEPKGQSSSTPSFGKKPGSRRKKYRGSVAVAGSSEPSPVTIDPMLVETPDDTIDDPKEFSSEYVVYQTEPEKEELSEYELDKKFGRPHAFVDPKVKKTMDEPLTSDELWWNWRKPDKEQWSRWQRRRPDVETVFLKAMAETGQIKLYGEHPTLTEISLYRARRHLFKEERLQAEHERLQEVGPMAYYSEWVKAWKRDTSREAIQKHYEETGEDENTQLYEMFSHQTASEYRIMMGADIRIRRDPLAMRMREDQIKQIWGGDPVYPTINYIQAPDAVIDYRGPDFHEPTPNMLSYLKEHGKIISREELEAILAKEKTEELEMPDIDEAMARAVDIGENDDEEDSDVEAVDDENEKINRNWSVLKTTPQARKSKDKPKKKDPLSLEEAVDDSENLTDFLLDFEEDE, encoded by the exons ATGGCATCTTTGTCAACTAACTCGCTTATTCAAC ATACAGGATTCAGGGGTATGCTTCCTGCTGATGTCTCCTTTTCCAAG GCATCGTTTGCTGCCTCATTTCCCAATATATTGTTACCTGATAAACGAGGACGATATCATCGTTTAGAGAGGAGTACGTCATTATGTATAAAATGTGAAAAGGAGGAGGAATCTTTTGAGGAGGTAACTGTTGAGCGTGCACCTTATTACAGCTATTTGGACTCAACATCTGGGAAGATTGAACCCGCTTCTGGTGCACGTGCTAGTATTCCAGGACAAGAATACTGGCCTGAAGGCACAGCTGATCGAGTAAGGGCTGCCAACGCCCCGGAACCAAAAGGGCAATCATCAAGTACTCCATCTTTTGGTAAAAAGCCGGGGAGCAGACGAAAAAAGTATAGAGGATCAGTAGCCGTTGCTGGATCGTCAGAACCAAGCCCAGTTACGATAGATCCAATGCTAGTAGAAACTCCAGATGACACTATTGATGATCCCAAAGAGTTTTCTTCAGAGTATGTTGTCTACCAGACAGAGCCTGAGAAGGAAGAGCTGAGTGAATATGAACTAGACAAAAAATTTGGACGTCCTCATGCATTTGTTGATCCAAAAGTGAAGAAGACGATGGATGAGCCGCTTACAAGTGATGAACTTTGGTGGAATTGGAGAAAGCCAGATAAAGAACAATGGTCTAGATGGCAAAGGAGGCGACCTGATGTTGAAACG GTATTTCTTAAAGCTATGGCTGAGACCGGGCAGATTAAGCTTTATGGCGAGCATCCAACTCTAACAGAGATTTCACTTTACAGGGCTAGACGCCACCTCTTTAAAGAAGAAAG GCTACAAGCTGAACATGAAAGACTACAGGAGGTAGGCCCCATGGCATATTACTCAGAATGGGTTAAAGCATGGAAGAGAGATACTTCCCGTGAAGCTATTCAGAAACATTATGAAGAAACTGGCGAAGATGAAAATACACAACTCTATGAAATGTTCTCTCATCAGACAGCCAGTGAATATCGCATAATGATGGGGGCGGACATCCGGATTCGTAGAGATCCTCTTGCTATGCGTATGCGTGAGGACCAAATAAAGCAAA TATGGGGTGGAGATCCGGTTTACCCTACTATAAATTACATTCAAGCTCCTGATGCCGTGATTGATTACAGAGGTCCAGATTTTCATGAGCCTACACCAAACATGCTATCATATTTAAAAGAG CATGGGAAAATCATTTCAAGGGAGGAGCTTGAAGCTATTTTGGCCAAAGAGAAGACAGAAGAGCTTGAG ATGCCAGATATAGATGAAGCTATGGCCCGTGCAGTTGACATTGGAGAAAATGAT GATGAAGAGGACAGTGATGTTGAGGCAGTTGATGATGAGAATGAGAAGATTAATCGAAACTGGAGTGTTCTCAAAACCACTCCTCAGGCTCGCAAGTCTAAG GACAAACCTAAGAAGAAAGATCCTTTGTCTTTGGAGGAGGCGGTAGATGATTCTGAGAATTTAACTGATTTTCTGTTGGACTTTGAAGAGGATGAGTAA
- the LOC141596875 gene encoding thiamine pyrophosphokinase 2-like isoform X3 has protein sequence MPLFFPDLSPLDVRQRYKPDVIKGDMDSIREDVLDYYTKQGCDTIDESHDQDTTDLHKCIAHITNSTPDSEKSNLCILVTGALGGRFDHEAGNINVLYRFSGMRIILLSDDCLIQVLPKTHHHKIHIQSSAVGPHCGLIPIGMPSTCTTTSGLKWNLSGTEMKFGGLVSTSNLVTGEMVTVNSDTDLLWTISIKNAFS, from the exons ATGCCTCTGTTTTTCCCTGACCTAAGTCCGCTGGATGTTCGTCAAAG GTATAAGCCTGATGTAATTAAAGGTGACATGGACTCCATCAGAGAAGATGTGCTGGATTATTATACAAAGCAG GGATGTGATACAATAGATGAATCTCATGATCAAGATACCACAGACCTGCACAAGTGTATTGCACACATCACTAACTCAACGCCAGACTCCGAAAAATCCAAT CTATGCATACTTGTTACTGGAGCACTTGGTGGACGCTTTGATCATGAAGCTGGGAACATCAATGTTCTTTACCGGTTCTCTGGCATGCGGATAATCCTTCTTTCAGATGATTGCCTGATTCAAGTTCTCCCGAAAACTCATCATCATAAAATTCATATTCAGTCTTCTGCTGTTGGTCCTCATTGTGGACTAATACCAATTGGAATGCCCTCCACTTGCACCACAACCTCTGGGCTGAAATGGAACCTCA GTGGCACGGAGATGAAGTTTGGGGGCTTGGTGAGCACATCAAACCTAGTGACTGGAGAGATGGTAACTGTGAACTCGGACACAGATCTTCTTTGGACAATATCCATTAAAAATGCTTTCAGTTAA
- the LOC141596875 gene encoding thiamine pyrophosphokinase 2-like isoform X1, which translates to MELAIMHHTAGFLLPTLPSDSLNYALIILNQRLPRFAPLLWNHAKIRLCADGGANRLFDEMPLFFPDLSPLDVRQRYKPDVIKGDMDSIREDVLDYYTKQVTSCGCDTIDESHDQDTTDLHKCIAHITNSTPDSEKSNLCILVTGALGGRFDHEAGNINVLYRFSGMRIILLSDDCLIQVLPKTHHHKIHIQSSAVGPHCGLIPIGMPSTCTTTSGLKWNLSGTEMKFGGLVSTSNLVTGEMVTVNSDTDLLWTISIKNAFS; encoded by the exons atggaATTAGCTATAATGCACCACACCGCAGGTTTCCTTCTACCTACACTCCCCTCCGATTCGCTAAATTACGCCTTGATTATCCTTAACCAACGCCTTCCGCGTTTCGCTCCTCTTCTCTGGAACCACG CTAAGATACGATTGTGTGCTGATGGAGGAGCTAATCGTTTGTTTGATGAGATGCCTCTGTTTTTCCCTGACCTAAGTCCGCTGGATGTTCGTCAAAG GTATAAGCCTGATGTAATTAAAGGTGACATGGACTCCATCAGAGAAGATGTGCTGGATTATTATACAAAGCAGGTAACTAGTTGT GGATGTGATACAATAGATGAATCTCATGATCAAGATACCACAGACCTGCACAAGTGTATTGCACACATCACTAACTCAACGCCAGACTCCGAAAAATCCAAT CTATGCATACTTGTTACTGGAGCACTTGGTGGACGCTTTGATCATGAAGCTGGGAACATCAATGTTCTTTACCGGTTCTCTGGCATGCGGATAATCCTTCTTTCAGATGATTGCCTGATTCAAGTTCTCCCGAAAACTCATCATCATAAAATTCATATTCAGTCTTCTGCTGTTGGTCCTCATTGTGGACTAATACCAATTGGAATGCCCTCCACTTGCACCACAACCTCTGGGCTGAAATGGAACCTCA GTGGCACGGAGATGAAGTTTGGGGGCTTGGTGAGCACATCAAACCTAGTGACTGGAGAGATGGTAACTGTGAACTCGGACACAGATCTTCTTTGGACAATATCCATTAAAAATGCTTTCAGTTAA